TGAAATTAAGCTTTAAATGGCTAATAAACGTGAATACCCACTTGCTAAGACTCGTAACATCGGTATCATGGCACATATTGATGCCGGTAAGACGACTGCAACTGAGCGGATTCTATATTACACTGGTAAGATTCACAAAATTGGTGAAACCCATGATGGTGCTTCACAAATGGACTGGATGGATGAAGAAAAGGAACGTGGTATTACTATCACGTCAGCAGCTACTACTGCTGTTTGGAAAGATAACCGGATCAACATCATTGATACTCCAGGACACGTGGACTTTACTGTCGAAGTTGAACGTGCATTACGTGTTCTTGATGGTGCTGTAACAGTTCTTGATGCTCAAGCTGGTGTTGAACCACAAACAGAAACTGTTTGGCGTCAAGCTGACCAATTTAACGTTCCACGGATCGTTTTTGCGAACAAGATGGATAAGATTGGGGCTAACTTTGATTACTCAGTTCAAACTATTAAAGACCGTTTGAATGTTACTCCTCTTCCTATTCAAATGCCAATTGGTGCTGAAGATGACTTTATCGGTTTAGTTGACCTTGTTAAGATGGTTGCCTATGTTTATGACGAAGATAAGCTCGGTACTAACTGGGATACTGTTGAGATTCCTGATGATATGAAGGAAGAAGCTCAAAAGCGTCATGACGAAATGGTTGAAACATTAGCTGATATTGACGATAACTTAATGGAAAAGTACCTTGAAGGTGAAGAAATTTCTGTTGATGAAATCAAAGCAGCTATTCGTAAAGGTACTTTGGAAGAACAAATTTTCCCTGTATTAGCTGGTTCAGCTTACAAGGATAAAGGTATTCAAATGATGCTTGATGCTGTTATTGATTATCTTCCATCACCACTTGATGTTAAGCCATTCGTTGCTCATGATGCTGATGGAAATGAAATTGAATTAACAGCTGGTGATGATAAGCCATTTGCTGCCTTAGCATTTAAGATTGCTACTGACCCATTCGTTGGTCGTTTGACATTCTTACGTGTTTACACTGGTTCACTTCAATCAGGTTCATACGTTCTTAATGCTACTAAGGACAAGCGTGAACGTATCGGTCGTTTGCTTCAAATGCACTCTAACCAACAACAAGAAATTCCAGAAGTATTCTCTGGTGATATTGCTGCTGCTATTGGTTTGAAGAACACTACTACTG
The genomic region above belongs to Limosilactobacillus reuteri and contains:
- the fusA gene encoding elongation factor G, producing the protein MANKREYPLAKTRNIGIMAHIDAGKTTATERILYYTGKIHKIGETHDGASQMDWMDEEKERGITITSAATTAVWKDNRINIIDTPGHVDFTVEVERALRVLDGAVTVLDAQAGVEPQTETVWRQADQFNVPRIVFANKMDKIGANFDYSVQTIKDRLNVTPLPIQMPIGAEDDFIGLVDLVKMVAYVYDEDKLGTNWDTVEIPDDMKEEAQKRHDEMVETLADIDDNLMEKYLEGEEISVDEIKAAIRKGTLEEQIFPVLAGSAYKDKGIQMMLDAVIDYLPSPLDVKPFVAHDADGNEIELTAGDDKPFAALAFKIATDPFVGRLTFLRVYTGSLQSGSYVLNATKDKRERIGRLLQMHSNQQQEIPEVFSGDIAAAIGLKNTTTGDSLTDPDHPLQLESMDFPEPVIQVSVEPKSKADQDKMDKGLQKLAEEDPTFKAETNPETGETLIAGMGELHLDIIVERLRREFHAEVTVGKPQVSYREAFTKTASAQGKFVRQSGGKGQYGDVWIEFTPLKEGEGFEFEDAIVGGVVPREFIPAVEQGLKEAMQNGVLAGYPLVDMHAKLYDGSYHEVDSSEAAFKVAASLALKNAAKKADPVILEPIMKVDIVVPQDNMGDVMGQVTARRGTIDGMEERGNAQLIHSFVPLSEMFGYATALRSATQGRGTFTMTFDHYSAVPKSVQEDIIKKNGGNN